A DNA window from Altererythrobacter sp. B11 contains the following coding sequences:
- a CDS encoding DUF1244 domain-containing protein, whose protein sequence is MSDTTDPLDQLPDAVAAAAFRRLVRHLRHRHDAQNIDLMGLSGFCRNCLADWIRDAGYDGDKAQARALIHGMPMEEWKARYQTEATPEQLAKMETSLALNRG, encoded by the coding sequence ATGAGCGATACCACCGATCCCCTCGATCAATTGCCCGATGCGGTGGCTGCGGCGGCCTTCCGCCGGCTCGTGCGGCACCTGCGCCACCGCCACGATGCGCAGAATATCGACCTGATGGGCCTGTCCGGATTCTGCCGCAACTGCCTGGCCGACTGGATTCGCGATGCCGGCTATGACGGGGACAAGGCGCAGGCGCGGGCGCTGATCCACGGCATGCCGATGGAGGAATGGAAGGCCCGCTACCAGACAGAGGCCACGCCCGAGCAGCTGGCGAAGATGGAAACCAGCCTGGCGCTCAACCGCG
- the pyk gene encoding pyruvate kinase, producing MAKFDPRSRKVKILATIGPASRDPDMLRRLFRAGADAFRFNMSHGDHAFHEANFKAVRALEKQFNRPIAILCDLQGPKLRVGTFADGRAIIPHGAQFVLDRDDTPGDAHRVCLPHPELFGLMQPGQRLLINDGKIRLRVLEAGDSRIVCKAEVGGVISDRKGVNVPDAEIPIPALTEKDKRDLAFAVEQGADWIGLSFVQRPEDLIEARQLMGDRIALCAKIEKPQAVKRISEIIDHSDGIMVARGDLGVELNPEEVPPLQKKIVNATRLKGKPVIVATQMLESMIESPAPTRAEVSDVANAVYDGVDVVMLSAETAAGEWPEEAVMMMNAIASQIERDEDYKLRVRLLDTPPEPTVADALSHSCMTIADTVDLSAIVVFTWSGGSARRVTRERPAVPVMVLTPSVKVARRVSLLWGAHAVATKDIGSFEEMIGKGKRMALRHGFGGKDSRIVVMAGVPFGVSGATNLLHVVTLTGDELAKHEG from the coding sequence ATGGCAAAATTCGATCCGCGCAGCCGCAAGGTCAAGATCCTCGCGACCATTGGCCCCGCCAGCCGCGACCCCGACATGCTGCGGCGCCTGTTCCGCGCCGGGGCCGACGCCTTCCGCTTCAATATGAGCCACGGGGACCATGCGTTCCACGAAGCCAACTTCAAGGCCGTGCGCGCTCTGGAGAAGCAGTTCAACCGCCCCATCGCCATTCTGTGCGACCTGCAGGGGCCGAAGCTGCGCGTGGGCACCTTTGCCGACGGGCGCGCGATCATCCCGCATGGCGCCCAGTTCGTGCTCGACCGGGACGATACCCCGGGCGATGCGCATCGCGTGTGCCTGCCGCATCCGGAACTGTTCGGCCTGATGCAGCCGGGCCAGCGCCTGCTGATCAACGACGGCAAGATCCGGCTGCGCGTGCTGGAGGCGGGCGATAGCCGCATCGTCTGCAAGGCCGAAGTGGGCGGGGTGATTTCCGACCGCAAGGGCGTGAACGTGCCCGATGCGGAAATCCCGATCCCCGCGCTGACCGAGAAGGACAAGCGCGATCTGGCCTTCGCCGTGGAGCAGGGGGCGGACTGGATCGGCCTGTCCTTCGTCCAGCGGCCGGAGGATCTGATCGAGGCGCGCCAGCTGATGGGCGATCGCATCGCCCTGTGCGCCAAGATCGAAAAGCCGCAGGCGGTGAAGCGGATTTCCGAGATCATCGACCATTCCGACGGCATCATGGTGGCGCGCGGCGATCTGGGCGTGGAGCTGAACCCCGAAGAAGTGCCGCCGCTGCAGAAGAAGATCGTCAACGCCACGCGGCTGAAGGGCAAGCCGGTGATCGTGGCGACGCAGATGCTCGAATCCATGATCGAAAGCCCCGCGCCGACCCGGGCCGAAGTGTCCGACGTTGCCAACGCCGTCTATGACGGGGTGGACGTGGTGATGCTGAGCGCGGAAACCGCCGCCGGCGAATGGCCGGAAGAAGCGGTGATGATGATGAACGCCATCGCCAGCCAGATCGAGCGGGATGAGGACTACAAGCTGCGCGTCCGCCTGCTGGACACGCCGCCCGAGCCCACCGTGGCCGACGCGCTGAGCCATTCCTGCATGACCATTGCCGATACGGTGGACCTCAGCGCCATCGTGGTGTTCACCTGGTCCGGCGGCAGCGCGCGGCGCGTGACACGCGAACGCCCGGCCGTGCCGGTGATGGTGCTCACCCCCTCGGTCAAGGTGGCGCGGCGCGTCTCGCTGCTGTGGGGCGCGCATGCGGTGGCGACCAAGGACATCGGCAGCTTCGAAGAGATGATCGGCAAGGGCAAGCGGATGGCGCTGCGCCACGGCTTCGGCGGCAAGGACAGCCGGATCGTGGTGATGGCCGGCGTGCCCTTCGGCGTTTCGGGCGCGACGAACCTCCTCCATGTGGTGACGCTGACGGGCGACGAGCTGGCGAAGCACGAAGGCTGA
- a CDS encoding FAD-dependent oxidoreductase, whose translation MADTLSSREHQLFPVLNGTEIAVARRFASGPERSFAPGEDVYAIGERNSPAWVVVEGRLEIFRRDGLDREALVTVHGPGQFTGEINQLAGNASIARGRAGPEGCTAFPIDAPHLRALMIGSAELGETVMRALILRRVALIEEGGAGTIIIGEPDSPDVVKLQEFLHRSGYPVLVLDVAVEGEGKMMVERLGVAPAELPLVVCPAGAILRRPSERQVACCLGIGTAIDPTALHDLAIVGAGPAGLAAAVYAASEGLSVIVLDEQSMGGQAGASARIENYLGFPTGISGQALAGRAFNQALKFGAEMAIPLGVERLAKQGDRFHLSASDGRSLQARALVIASGARYRRLDVENLERFEGAGIFYWVSPVEARLCEGQEVALVGGGNSAGQAIVFLAPRVKQLNLVVRRPIEETMSRYLVDRIAALPNVTMHVGAEVVGLDGDEAGLLSAVTLRRKSDGSQQTYPWQHLFLFIGADPNSAWLPPEIATDAGGFVVTGEGELGLETSLAGAFAIGDVRAGSTKRVAAAVGDGAAVVAQIHALFAREQAEEPTAAQGAEPAPA comes from the coding sequence ATGGCAGACACGCTTTCGAGCCGCGAGCATCAGCTGTTTCCTGTCCTCAACGGCACGGAAATCGCCGTCGCGCGGCGCTTCGCCAGTGGCCCGGAACGGTCCTTCGCCCCCGGCGAGGATGTCTATGCCATCGGGGAGCGCAATTCGCCGGCCTGGGTGGTGGTTGAGGGGCGGCTGGAGATCTTCCGGCGCGACGGGCTGGATCGCGAGGCACTCGTTACCGTCCATGGACCCGGCCAGTTCACCGGGGAAATCAACCAGCTGGCGGGCAATGCCTCGATCGCGCGTGGCCGCGCCGGGCCGGAGGGGTGCACCGCCTTCCCGATCGACGCGCCGCACCTTCGGGCGCTAATGATCGGTTCGGCCGAACTGGGCGAAACGGTCATGCGCGCGCTGATCCTGCGCCGGGTGGCGCTGATCGAGGAAGGCGGCGCGGGCACGATCATCATTGGCGAGCCGGACAGCCCGGATGTGGTGAAGCTGCAGGAGTTCCTTCATCGCAGCGGCTACCCCGTCCTGGTGCTGGACGTGGCGGTGGAAGGCGAAGGCAAGATGATGGTGGAGCGGCTGGGCGTTGCCCCCGCCGAACTGCCGCTGGTCGTCTGCCCTGCGGGTGCGATCCTACGCCGCCCGAGCGAGCGCCAGGTGGCCTGCTGCCTCGGTATCGGCACGGCCATCGATCCCACGGCGCTGCACGATCTGGCGATCGTGGGCGCGGGGCCGGCGGGCCTCGCGGCCGCGGTCTATGCGGCGTCCGAAGGCCTCTCGGTCATCGTGCTGGACGAACAGAGCATGGGCGGGCAGGCGGGTGCCTCTGCCCGGATCGAGAACTATCTCGGCTTCCCCACCGGCATTTCGGGTCAGGCGCTGGCCGGCCGCGCCTTCAACCAGGCGCTGAAATTCGGCGCGGAAATGGCCATCCCGCTCGGCGTGGAAAGGCTGGCGAAGCAGGGGGACCGCTTCCACCTGTCCGCCAGTGACGGGCGCAGCCTGCAGGCGCGGGCGCTGGTGATCGCATCCGGCGCGCGATACCGGCGGCTGGACGTCGAAAATCTCGAACGCTTCGAAGGCGCGGGGATCTTCTACTGGGTTTCGCCGGTGGAGGCGCGGCTGTGCGAAGGGCAGGAGGTGGCGCTGGTGGGCGGCGGCAATTCCGCCGGGCAGGCGATCGTCTTCCTCGCCCCGCGGGTGAAGCAGCTGAACCTGGTGGTGCGCCGCCCGATCGAAGAAACCATGTCGCGCTATCTGGTGGACCGCATCGCCGCCCTGCCCAATGTGACGATGCATGTCGGTGCGGAAGTGGTGGGGCTCGATGGGGACGAGGCAGGGCTCCTGTCTGCCGTCACCCTGCGCCGCAAGTCCGACGGATCGCAGCAGACCTATCCCTGGCAGCACCTCTTCCTGTTCATCGGCGCCGATCCCAATTCCGCCTGGCTGCCGCCGGAGATCGCCACCGATGCCGGAGGCTTCGTGGTGACGGGGGAGGGCGAGCTGGGGCTGGAAACCTCGCTCGCCGGCGCCTTCGCCATCGGCGATGTCCGCGCCGGTTCCACCAAGCGCGTCGCCGCCGCGGTGGGCGATGGCGCGGCGGTGGTGGCGCAGATCCACGCGCTGTTCGCCCGCGAGCAGGCGGAAGAGCCGACCGCCGCGCAGGGGGCGGAGCCGGCGCCGGCTTGA
- a CDS encoding YceI family protein, whose protein sequence is MIPPYRFIRMQAPALACLLALAACADADPEPLTDNSWTVDSQDTDFAFVTVKAGSVVEAHSFNAVSGSVAPDGGAELAIDLSSLETGVDVRDERMRAILFDVANYPKAQVTAQLDPAAFGDLAVGDSMTMPVHAALSLHGVEQEVDADLRVLRAGPDKVVVETVKPIIVDGDSFGLGEGLAKLQELAKLPAITPSVPVSFSITFTRVPQG, encoded by the coding sequence GTGATCCCCCCTTACCGCTTCATCCGCATGCAAGCGCCTGCGCTCGCCTGCCTGCTGGCACTGGCCGCCTGCGCCGATGCCGATCCCGAGCCGCTGACCGACAATTCCTGGACGGTGGATTCCCAGGATACGGATTTCGCCTTCGTCACGGTGAAGGCCGGTTCCGTGGTGGAGGCGCACAGCTTCAACGCGGTGAGCGGATCGGTGGCGCCCGATGGCGGTGCCGAGCTGGCGATCGACCTCTCTTCGCTCGAAACCGGCGTGGACGTGCGGGACGAGCGGATGCGCGCGATCCTGTTCGACGTGGCGAATTATCCCAAGGCGCAGGTCACCGCACAGCTCGATCCCGCGGCCTTCGGCGATCTGGCGGTGGGCGACAGCATGACGATGCCGGTGCATGCGGCACTCAGCCTGCATGGCGTGGAGCAGGAGGTGGACGCCGACCTGCGCGTGCTGCGCGCCGGGCCGGACAAGGTGGTGGTCGAAACGGTAAAGCCGATCATCGTCGATGGCGACAGCTTCGGCCTCGGCGAAGGCCTCGCCAAGCTGCAGGAACTGGCCAAGCTGCCCGCCATTACGCCTTCCGTGCCGGTGAGCTTCAGCATCACCTTCACCCGCGTGCCGCAGGGCTGA